Proteins from a genomic interval of Schaalia odontolytica:
- the arc gene encoding proteasome ATPase: MSEEDELRTLRRRLVSLEEKNGRLTNALTTARTELIRLQGELADVSRPPQTLATFLRSFPASRQIEVGQGGKRMRVAVSPQLDVTDLSIGQWVRLDDTMVAVAADDFPRSGQVVSVLEIVGTDRVLVATEGGAETLMELAGPVRHGNLRPGDSLVVDPRVGIAFERIVREDVEQLLTPEVPDVTYADIGGLDEQIAQVRDSIEMPFNHPELYRRFGLRPPKGILLYGPPGSGKTLIAKAVANSLSKRGGASTFFLSIKGPELLNKFVGETERQIRAIFSRARTLAASDTPVVVFFDEMEALFRTRGSGVSSDVETMIVPQLLAEMDGVESLDNVVIIGASNRADMIDPAVLRPGRLDVRIRVDRPDRAGALDIFSKYLTTNVPIGAAEVERFGSLAEAVAAMGRQAVDALYARNETTALFLATLASGEHKRIYLSDLVSGALIAGIVERAKKYAIKDALSGGANGLLMEHLLRGVREEMSESLELAATSSPEDWARTSGLAPEIVSVKPIGSTI; the protein is encoded by the coding sequence ATGAGTGAGGAGGACGAGCTGCGCACGCTGCGTCGGCGCCTCGTGTCGCTTGAGGAGAAGAACGGGCGACTCACCAACGCGCTGACCACCGCACGCACCGAGCTCATTCGGCTCCAGGGCGAGCTCGCGGACGTCTCCCGTCCGCCGCAGACGCTCGCAACCTTCCTTCGTTCCTTCCCCGCATCGCGTCAGATCGAGGTGGGGCAGGGCGGCAAGCGGATGCGAGTCGCCGTCTCGCCTCAGCTGGACGTGACGGATCTGTCGATCGGACAGTGGGTCAGGCTCGACGACACGATGGTTGCGGTCGCCGCGGATGACTTCCCTCGATCGGGCCAGGTCGTCTCCGTGCTGGAGATAGTGGGCACCGACCGGGTCCTCGTCGCAACCGAAGGCGGCGCGGAGACCCTGATGGAGCTCGCCGGACCCGTGCGCCACGGCAATCTGCGTCCCGGCGATTCTCTGGTCGTGGATCCGCGCGTGGGCATCGCTTTCGAACGCATCGTGCGAGAGGACGTCGAGCAGCTACTGACCCCGGAGGTGCCCGACGTCACCTATGCGGACATCGGTGGCCTGGACGAACAGATCGCTCAGGTGCGCGACTCCATCGAGATGCCTTTCAATCATCCGGAGCTGTATCGCCGCTTTGGGCTTCGTCCCCCAAAGGGCATTCTGCTGTACGGGCCGCCGGGCTCCGGCAAGACCCTGATCGCCAAGGCCGTCGCCAACTCGTTGTCCAAGCGAGGCGGCGCCTCGACGTTCTTCCTGTCGATCAAGGGACCGGAGCTGCTCAACAAGTTCGTCGGTGAGACCGAACGACAGATCCGAGCGATCTTTTCTCGCGCCCGCACACTCGCGGCATCCGACACCCCCGTCGTCGTCTTCTTTGACGAGATGGAGGCCCTGTTCCGCACGCGCGGTTCCGGAGTTTCCTCGGACGTGGAAACCATGATCGTCCCCCAGCTGCTGGCGGAAATGGACGGCGTCGAGTCTCTCGACAACGTCGTCATTATTGGCGCCTCCAATCGTGCCGACATGATCGATCCCGCCGTCCTGCGCCCCGGGCGACTCGACGTGCGCATCCGGGTTGATCGACCCGATCGCGCCGGCGCGCTCGACATTTTCTCCAAGTATCTGACGACCAACGTTCCGATCGGCGCCGCAGAGGTCGAACGCTTTGGTAGCCTCGCCGAGGCCGTGGCAGCGATGGGGCGGCAGGCCGTGGACGCGCTGTACGCCCGTAACGAGACGACCGCCCTGTTCCTCGCGACCCTCGCCAGCGGCGAACACAAGCGCATCTACCTGTCGGATCTCGTCTCGGGAGCGCTGATCGCCGGTATCGTGGAACGCGCGAAGAAGTACGCCATCAAAGACGCCCTGTCGGGTGGGGCGAACGGGTTGCTCATGGAACATCTGCTGCGCGGCGTGCGCGAGGAGATGAGCGAGTCCCTGGAGCTGGCCGCCACCTCCTCGCCCGAGGACTGGGCACGCACGAGCGGACTCGCGCCCGAGATTGTCAGCGTCAAACCGATTGGATCGACGATATGA
- the dop gene encoding depupylase/deamidase Dop: MSSERIIGTETEYGVYRPGDPWANPIALSTRVVATYGQMSRENTASEGSGVVRWDYTGEDPLNDLRGMRLSRAAADPSLLTDDPYHLAPSGGSERVARPTPEELALPAATSAVLTNGARLYVDHAHPEYSAPEALGARDALLWDRAGEVVARRVMERLAESGEAPIVLVKNNTDGKGAAYGTHENYQMPRATDLDVIVRALTPFMVTRPVICGAGRVGIGQKSESAGFQMSQRADFVENEVGLETTFNRPIINTRDEPHANPAQFRRLHVIGGDGNMFDVSAFLRFGTTSLVLWALEQGTDLRWDSLVMDDPVQETWNVSHHPDLDYAIPTAGGSFTAPEIQQIYLDLVLDTFAETGVEPTEADREILTRWQSVLDRMRADLFSVSADVEWVGKYQLLSRQRERAGLEWSDPRLAAMDLQWADLRPDHGLAYRLAAAGMVTRLVSEAQVERAADVAPTNTRAHVRGWAVANRPDLVKASWTSLVFDPGEGDLVRFPIADARDTSTR, encoded by the coding sequence ATGAGTAGCGAACGCATCATCGGCACAGAGACCGAGTACGGCGTCTACCGTCCGGGCGATCCCTGGGCCAACCCCATCGCTCTGTCCACGCGGGTGGTCGCCACCTACGGGCAGATGAGCCGCGAGAACACGGCAAGCGAGGGCTCGGGTGTCGTACGGTGGGACTACACGGGCGAAGATCCGCTCAACGACCTGCGCGGAATGCGTCTGTCGCGCGCCGCTGCCGATCCTTCCCTGCTCACCGACGACCCGTACCACCTCGCACCCTCGGGGGGAAGTGAAAGGGTCGCACGGCCAACCCCGGAGGAGTTGGCGCTGCCGGCGGCCACGAGCGCCGTGCTGACCAACGGCGCGCGCCTCTACGTTGACCACGCCCATCCCGAGTACTCCGCACCCGAGGCCCTGGGCGCTCGCGACGCGCTCCTGTGGGACCGCGCGGGCGAGGTCGTGGCACGTCGCGTGATGGAGCGGCTCGCCGAAAGCGGTGAAGCCCCCATCGTCCTGGTCAAGAACAACACTGACGGCAAGGGCGCGGCCTACGGCACCCACGAGAACTATCAGATGCCCCGCGCCACCGACCTTGACGTGATCGTGCGTGCTCTGACGCCGTTCATGGTGACCCGTCCCGTCATCTGCGGGGCCGGACGCGTCGGCATCGGCCAGAAGAGCGAGTCGGCGGGCTTCCAGATGTCCCAGCGCGCCGACTTCGTCGAGAACGAGGTGGGACTGGAGACAACCTTCAATCGCCCGATCATCAACACCCGCGACGAACCGCACGCAAATCCCGCTCAGTTTAGGCGCCTGCACGTCATCGGCGGCGACGGCAACATGTTCGACGTGTCCGCATTCCTGCGTTTCGGCACGACTTCTCTCGTTCTGTGGGCGCTGGAGCAGGGGACGGACCTGCGCTGGGACAGCCTCGTCATGGACGATCCCGTTCAGGAGACCTGGAACGTCTCTCACCACCCCGACCTGGACTACGCGATTCCCACCGCCGGAGGTTCGTTCACCGCCCCCGAGATCCAGCAGATCTATCTGGACCTGGTCCTGGACACCTTCGCGGAGACCGGCGTGGAGCCCACCGAGGCCGACCGTGAGATTCTCACGCGCTGGCAGTCGGTTCTTGATCGGATGCGCGCCGATCTTTTCTCCGTGTCCGCAGACGTCGAATGGGTGGGCAAGTATCAGCTTCTGAGTCGGCAGAGGGAGCGTGCCGGCTTGGAGTGGTCGGACCCGCGTCTGGCTGCGATGGACCTGCAGTGGGCGGACCTTCGCCCCGACCACGGCCTGGCCTACCGGCTCGCCGCGGCCGGCATGGTCACGCGCCTCGTGAGCGAGGCGCAAGTGGAGCGAGCGGCGGACGTCGCGCCCACGAACACTCGGGCGCACGTGCGAGGATGGGCGGTGGCCAATCGGCCCGACCTCGTCAAGGCCTCGTGGACCTCGCTCGTGTTTGATCCCGGTGAGGGCGACCTCGTTCGCTTCCCGATTGCCGACGCGCGCGACACCTCGACCCGCTAA
- a CDS encoding ubiquitin-like protein Pup, translating into MSNQLFAGAPTPGDETNDDAGRIQARTSSIDSLLDEIDSVLETNAEAFVQGFVQKGGQ; encoded by the coding sequence ATGTCGAACCAGCTGTTTGCGGGAGCCCCGACCCCCGGAGACGAGACGAACGACGACGCGGGGCGCATCCAGGCACGCACCTCCTCGATCGATTCGCTGCTTGATGAGATTGATTCCGTTCTCGAAACAAACGCCGAGGCCTTCGTGCAGGGATTCGTCCAGAAGGGCGGCCAGTGA
- the pafA gene encoding Pup--protein ligase has product MRRRVFGIETEYGLTAASASGGAPMDAEHAARQLFEPLLHQGRSSNLFLRNGGRLYLDVGAHPEYATAECDQLSDLLEQDRAGESILADLAAQADRALAELGTDLSIHLFRNNLDSQGNSCGCHENYLLHRRRDFRQVADALVAFFVTRQILVGNGWINTGAATPRLQFSQRADQMWDSVSSATTRSRPIINTRDEALADSGAYRRMHVIVGDTNVAEPTSALKVGMTELLIHAIEDGLHIEDLALADPMRAIREINADLTGRAPIELANGRLTSAVALQREIRGRVLTRVDAAELDPMRAYVVDLWGRGLDAIESGDWSSIETELDIAIKRRLLSSYCARTGASLADPRVARLELSYCDITAQGLRTRMEEGGLMHRLTTPEAVARATTQPPASTRASLRGRIIAAAEDARADLSVDWVHVRLDDSAAVPLSLQDPLATSDPRVDALIAQIDAQSPTIPA; this is encoded by the coding sequence GTGAGGCGTCGCGTTTTCGGAATCGAAACCGAGTACGGCTTGACGGCCGCCTCCGCATCCGGCGGCGCCCCGATGGACGCCGAACACGCTGCGCGCCAGCTGTTCGAGCCGCTGCTACACCAGGGTCGTTCCTCGAACCTCTTCCTGCGCAACGGCGGGCGGCTCTACCTCGATGTTGGTGCGCACCCCGAGTACGCGACGGCTGAATGCGACCAGCTGAGTGACCTCCTTGAGCAGGACCGGGCCGGTGAGTCCATTCTCGCCGATCTTGCCGCGCAGGCGGACCGCGCCCTTGCCGAGCTCGGAACCGACCTGTCCATCCACCTCTTCCGCAACAACCTCGACTCCCAGGGAAATTCCTGCGGGTGTCACGAGAACTACCTCCTGCACCGTCGGCGTGACTTCCGGCAGGTGGCGGACGCCCTCGTCGCTTTCTTCGTCACCCGTCAGATTTTGGTCGGCAACGGATGGATCAACACCGGCGCGGCGACCCCCCGACTGCAGTTCTCACAGCGTGCCGACCAGATGTGGGACTCTGTCTCCTCAGCGACCACGCGCTCGCGTCCCATCATCAACACGCGCGACGAGGCGTTGGCCGACTCGGGTGCCTATCGGCGAATGCACGTCATTGTTGGCGACACGAACGTTGCAGAGCCGACGAGCGCGCTCAAGGTGGGAATGACCGAGCTTCTCATCCACGCGATCGAGGATGGCCTCCACATTGAGGATCTTGCACTCGCAGACCCGATGCGGGCCATCCGGGAGATCAATGCGGACCTCACCGGTCGCGCTCCGATCGAGCTGGCCAATGGGCGCCTCACCAGTGCCGTGGCCCTTCAGCGGGAGATTCGCGGGCGCGTGCTGACGCGCGTCGATGCCGCCGAGCTGGATCCCATGCGCGCCTACGTGGTCGACCTGTGGGGGAGGGGCCTGGACGCCATCGAGAGCGGCGACTGGAGTTCCATCGAGACGGAACTCGATATCGCGATCAAGCGACGCCTACTGTCCTCCTACTGCGCCCGCACGGGAGCTTCCCTGGCCGATCCGCGCGTCGCGCGCCTCGAATTGTCCTATTGCGACATTACGGCCCAGGGCCTGCGTACACGCATGGAGGAAGGCGGCCTCATGCACCGGCTCACCACTCCCGAGGCGGTCGCGCGTGCGACGACGCAGCCCCCGGCCTCCACCAGGGCAAGCCTGCGCGGACGGATCATTGCTGCGGCCGAGGATGCTCGGGCGGACCTCAGCGTCGACTGGGTCCACGTGCGCCTCGACGATTCGGCTGCCGTCCCGCTGTCGCTACAGGATCCTCTGGCCACGTCGGATCCGCGCGTTGATGCGCTCATCGCGCAGATAGACGCGCAGTCTCCTACCATTCCTGCATGA
- a CDS encoding FKBP-type peptidyl-prolyl cis-trans isomerase produces the protein MSHASSTPGSSGARRSKGSSQRAAARAERSRGPSRASIFLRVILAIVLIGAGGGLAWWALTPTAPAEPTLTTEAATQSTVLPLFERISVSGRVGATPTIDIKAPLEIDSFKARVIEEGGGREITEGSPVLVAITAFDGATGRMLSESGRPQMSLGIVGSDQIGPELARMVIGKREGSRLLALRTMASSQDSSGAEHPVEVDVVDILPSIATGTAVDASVGPLSVEMSPEGPIISHIADLPGGVTTQTLIKGEGVQVHDGDRVVAQFTVVGWSDGVVRVSTWETGVPEVVKLSTAMPGLVSALVDQKVGSRLAITIPPNLAAGDDTLCIVIDVLGTEPGAGPGETTPQS, from the coding sequence ATGAGCCACGCATCTTCCACCCCAGGTTCGTCGGGCGCTCGGCGTTCGAAAGGCTCCTCCCAGAGGGCGGCCGCCCGGGCCGAACGCTCGCGGGGGCCGTCACGCGCGTCGATCTTCCTGCGCGTGATTCTCGCGATCGTGCTCATCGGGGCAGGAGGCGGTCTCGCATGGTGGGCTCTGACGCCGACGGCGCCTGCCGAACCCACGCTGACGACGGAAGCAGCGACACAATCGACGGTCCTCCCTCTCTTTGAGCGCATCAGTGTGTCGGGGCGCGTCGGGGCCACGCCGACGATCGACATTAAGGCTCCGTTGGAGATTGACAGCTTCAAGGCGCGTGTCATCGAGGAGGGAGGGGGCCGCGAGATCACCGAGGGTTCTCCCGTTTTGGTCGCGATCACGGCATTCGATGGTGCCACGGGACGTATGCTTTCCGAATCCGGTCGCCCGCAGATGAGCCTCGGAATCGTCGGCTCGGATCAGATAGGCCCCGAGCTCGCACGAATGGTCATCGGTAAGCGCGAGGGTTCCCGACTGCTCGCGTTGCGTACGATGGCTTCGTCACAGGACTCGTCGGGGGCGGAGCACCCCGTTGAGGTCGATGTCGTCGACATTCTTCCCTCGATTGCCACCGGCACAGCGGTGGATGCAAGCGTCGGTCCGCTCAGCGTCGAGATGAGCCCGGAGGGCCCCATCATCAGCCACATCGCCGACCTGCCGGGTGGGGTCACGACACAGACGCTCATCAAGGGCGAAGGCGTTCAGGTTCACGACGGTGACCGCGTCGTCGCACAGTTCACAGTCGTCGGGTGGAGCGACGGGGTCGTGCGGGTGTCGACGTGGGAGACCGGCGTTCCCGAAGTCGTGAAGCTCAGCACCGCGATGCCGGGCCTCGTCTCTGCCCTCGTTGACCAGAAGGTCGGCTCACGCCTGGCCATCACCATTCCCCCGAACCTCGCCGCGGGCGACGACACCCTGTGCATCGTCATTGACGTTTTGGGAACGGAACCCGGCGCAGGGCCGGGCGAGACAACGCCCCAATCGTAG